In [Leptolyngbya] sp. PCC 7376, a genomic segment contains:
- the psbA gene encoding photosystem II q(b) protein, giving the protein MTTTIQQSSNASLWEKFCQWITSTENRIYVGWFGVLMIPTLLTATTCFIIAFIAAPPVDIDGIREPVAGSLLYGNNIVSGAVVPSSNAIGLHFYPIWEAASLDEWLYNGGPYQLVIFHFLIGVFCYMGREWELSYRLGMRPWICVAFSAPVAAATAVFMIYPIGQGSFSDGMPLGISGTFNFMIVFQAEHNILMHPFHMLGVAGVFGGSLFSAMHGSLVTSSLVRETTETESLNYGYKFGQEEETYNIVAAHGYFGRLIFQYASFNNSRSLHFLLGAWPVVGIWFTALGVSTMAFNLNGFNFNQSVLDSQGRVINTWADILNRANLGFEVMHERNAHNFPLDLAAGEQAPVALQAPAING; this is encoded by the coding sequence ATGACTACTACTATCCAGCAAAGCAGCAATGCTTCTTTGTGGGAGAAGTTCTGTCAGTGGATCACTAGCACCGAGAACCGCATTTATGTCGGTTGGTTCGGCGTTCTCATGATCCCTACTCTTCTCACTGCAACAACTTGCTTCATCATTGCGTTCATCGCAGCTCCTCCCGTTGACATCGACGGTATTCGTGAGCCCGTAGCAGGTTCTCTTCTTTACGGTAACAACATCGTCTCTGGTGCTGTTGTTCCTTCTTCTAACGCAATTGGTCTCCACTTCTACCCCATCTGGGAAGCTGCTTCTCTTGATGAGTGGTTGTACAACGGTGGCCCTTACCAGTTGGTAATCTTCCACTTCCTCATTGGCGTTTTCTGCTACATGGGTCGTGAGTGGGAACTTTCCTACCGTCTCGGTATGCGTCCTTGGATCTGTGTTGCTTTCTCTGCTCCCGTAGCAGCTGCAACTGCAGTCTTCATGATTTACCCCATCGGTCAGGGTTCTTTCTCTGATGGTATGCCTTTGGGTATCTCTGGTACGTTCAACTTCATGATCGTATTCCAAGCTGAGCACAACATCCTCATGCACCCCTTCCACATGCTCGGTGTGGCTGGTGTCTTTGGTGGTTCTTTGTTCTCCGCTATGCACGGTTCTCTCGTTACTTCTTCTCTCGTTCGTGAAACAACTGAGACTGAGTCCTTGAACTACGGTTACAAGTTTGGTCAAGAGGAAGAGACTTACAACATCGTTGCAGCTCACGGCTACTTCGGTCGTTTGATCTTCCAATACGCTTCCTTCAACAACAGCCGCTCCTTGCACTTCTTGCTTGGTGCATGGCCTGTAGTTGGAATCTGGTTCACTGCTCTTGGTGTATCCACCATGGCATTCAACCTCAATGGTTTCAACTTCAACCAGTCTGTTCTTGACAGCCAAGGTCGTGTAATCAACACTTGGGCTGACATTCTTAACCGTGCAAACCTCGGTTTTGAAGTAATGCACGAGCGTAACGCTCACAACTTCCCTCTCGATTTGGCTGCTGGCGAGCAAGCTCCTGTTGCTCTTCAAGCTCCCGCTATCAACGGTTAA
- a CDS encoding CHAT domain-containing protein codes for MLTSLGISLPAASQPITAIDGGTGTTVISSGDQWDIGGGTLSGDGQNLFHDFERFGLESGQTANFLSQPDIANILGRISGGETSFIDGLLQVSGSNANLYLLNPAGIIFGGNASLNVGGDFTATTATGIGFGEDQWLNAFGNVEYEFLNGSPTQLAFDLEQSAPIINTGNLSVTRESNLSLVAGSVNNQGRITSASGFVNIVGVEGQNTVRITQPHNILTLEVEPPRDSAGLLLPITAADLPELLTSSTQQQDYLVNGADGELALLNAPGLITNDGTLQGQTINIDGRTLLNRNVINVNGTNGGTVDIQTQYFSNSAGGEILADGTEGDGGIVSIESEQSIIFTADSRFSAKGNFSGGSISLNVGESGNQLISGTINVSGENGAGGEVTITGDRLGIFGAKITADGATDGGEILIGGDYQGSGDLQRSSTTTVGLNSEITANALTDGDGGKVVLWSDGITNFGGAIEAKGGAISGDGGLVEVSGLGGGTFAGEVDASAPNGEAGNLLLDPKNIDITDGGIAQEGWSLAQTFTSPNPAFNDQAGLGIALDGDNILLGVYLDDTGAPDAGAAYLFNTDGTLLQTFNNPTPANGDLFGQSLAIEDNDILISARADDTGAVDAGSVYLFDTNGVLQRTFNNPIPGGYEFGFSLAKDGDNVLIFSYVGTNDGEVALFDIDGTLLRTYTNPSPAAFDNFGRQLSISGTNVLLASETDDTLGFDIGQAYLFDTSGSLLRTYNNPNPAPNASDNFGRALAIEGDNLLIAAWRDDTDAIDAGIAYLFDTNGNLLQTYNNPNPAFEDNFGITLDIDGDNILIGSQRDDIGATDTGSAYLFDRASGNLLQTFNNPNPANADLFGRAVAIDGTNILIGAILDDVGAVDSGAAYLYSLDTTPTLFNDNPDGSFTFDADLITNVTNTGTAFSLQANNDISINESIISNNPVGDGGALTFQAGRSIIINANIFTDNGSLTLTANDPNALLTSRDAGSGDLTIASGVTLDTGNSVMNLSGETLSGDGNLQSTFGNINLNFSDTSSVDSVITAGGNVDISATNNLAVNSITTAGGNINLTSSLGEVIAGTLNTSSGKGGNVSLIAQEAVTTGTINTNGTTGNGGNVFIDPIGDVEVAYIDAQGGSGGIGGTVDITAGQYFRATGTFIDQNGQPASIATIGSLGNGSVTIRHGGQGVIPFEIGNSSTNGTAGIISSGAFSFLLSESFLSSITRGDLILSTTSSATPQPTTPPLISTPLVTNPVLSFDFSNITLDLDDSISKIQEGVDPTFQDAIVFVPLSKVKIQENSSVIAERADNFFTSAFNNYFASGKTATAQTSNIATNNTNNGSGAIANNSSTPTSSNTISNGGAITNSIATTDSSSSASTQSNGFTNDPNTITDGTTQANAATNTPAEEYHSESNSTIASTANEEITESSSGKTSLNDETSPNASNPSGYSGIDLQQSGTSSNAIDEEELSTAAKTADDDDDDDEGLSIAEAQAQFRKVQDSTGITPAIIHAIFIPTKGELKNKDQLQLILTPTEGEPLVFRVDATREEVYRLVAKLHRAVSNQRLPASQIWKPSQKLYQLLIEPLQADLERLNIEHIALSVDHGLRSLPWAVLNDGTNFLVEDYSLSLMPSLMLTNLEYTDVRNLDILAMGASEFADASPLPAVPLELNIVSDVLWEGQSYLNDGFSIDNLKTIRNEIPYRLLHLATHGEFKQGLPNNSYIQFGDQKLGLNELRELGLHKPPVEMMVLSACKTAIGDYEAELGFAGLAVMAGVKSSLGSLWYISDEGTLGLIADFYQQLQEAPIKSEALRQTQLAMLRGDVQLKAGELVTSNQSFPLTDELKEFGDRQLTHPYYWSSFVIIGNPW; via the coding sequence TTGCTAACTAGTCTAGGCATTAGTTTGCCTGCTGCATCACAGCCGATCACAGCCATAGACGGAGGCACTGGCACGACAGTCATTTCATCTGGTGATCAATGGGATATTGGCGGTGGCACTTTATCGGGGGATGGTCAGAATTTATTTCATGATTTTGAGCGATTTGGATTAGAGTCCGGGCAGACTGCAAATTTCTTGTCACAGCCAGATATAGCCAATATTCTGGGACGAATTAGTGGTGGTGAAACCTCATTTATTGATGGCTTGCTACAAGTTTCAGGGAGCAACGCCAACCTTTATTTACTTAATCCCGCCGGAATCATTTTTGGAGGCAACGCTAGTCTTAATGTTGGCGGCGATTTTACTGCAACGACAGCAACGGGAATTGGGTTTGGAGAAGATCAGTGGCTCAATGCCTTTGGAAATGTTGAGTATGAGTTTCTCAATGGTTCTCCTACACAACTTGCCTTCGATTTAGAGCAATCAGCGCCAATTATTAATACTGGCAATCTATCAGTGACGAGAGAGTCAAACCTGAGTTTAGTGGCAGGTTCTGTAAATAATCAAGGACGAATCACCAGTGCATCGGGGTTCGTGAACATTGTCGGTGTTGAAGGTCAAAATACTGTTCGAATTACGCAACCCCACAATATTCTGACTTTGGAAGTTGAACCCCCTCGCGATAGTGCAGGTCTGCTATTACCCATCACAGCAGCAGATTTGCCGGAGTTGTTGACTTCCAGCACTCAGCAACAAGACTATCTCGTCAATGGTGCTGATGGAGAATTGGCGCTACTCAATGCACCGGGATTAATCACTAACGACGGCACTCTCCAAGGTCAGACAATAAACATTGATGGCAGAACACTTCTCAATCGAAATGTCATCAATGTCAATGGTACTAATGGCGGCACAGTTGATATTCAGACGCAATATTTCTCGAATAGTGCAGGGGGTGAAATATTAGCGGATGGTACCGAAGGAGATGGCGGTATTGTATCTATTGAGTCAGAGCAGAGCATTATATTTACAGCTGATAGTCGTTTCTCTGCAAAAGGGAATTTCAGTGGTGGCTCAATATCCCTCAATGTAGGCGAAAGTGGCAATCAACTCATATCGGGCACAATTAATGTTTCTGGTGAAAACGGAGCTGGTGGGGAAGTCACAATCACTGGCGATCGCCTCGGCATTTTTGGCGCAAAGATTACCGCTGATGGTGCAACAGATGGCGGAGAAATTCTAATCGGTGGAGATTACCAAGGCTCAGGAGATTTACAGCGGTCATCTACTACCACGGTGGGCTTAAATTCTGAAATTACAGCTAATGCACTCACTGATGGCGATGGAGGTAAAGTTGTTCTCTGGTCTGATGGCATCACAAACTTCGGTGGAGCAATTGAAGCAAAGGGCGGAGCAATCAGCGGTGATGGTGGTTTGGTCGAAGTTTCTGGCTTAGGAGGAGGAACATTTGCTGGAGAAGTCGATGCATCCGCACCCAATGGAGAAGCCGGAAATTTACTCCTCGACCCGAAAAATATTGATATTACCGATGGCGGAATTGCACAGGAAGGGTGGAGTTTAGCGCAAACATTTACGAGTCCTAACCCTGCCTTCAATGATCAAGCAGGTCTCGGCATCGCATTAGATGGCGATAATATTCTCCTCGGTGTTTATCTCGATGACACAGGAGCTCCAGATGCAGGGGCTGCCTATTTGTTCAATACTGATGGCACTTTACTTCAAACTTTTAACAATCCCACACCTGCTAATGGTGATCTTTTTGGTCAGTCTCTAGCAATTGAAGACAACGATATTCTGATCTCAGCCCGAGCTGATGACACAGGAGCAGTAGATGCCGGGTCAGTCTATTTGTTTGATACGAACGGCGTTCTACAGAGAACTTTCAATAATCCTATACCTGGAGGCTATGAATTTGGATTTAGCTTAGCCAAAGATGGAGATAATGTCTTAATTTTTTCTTATGTAGGAACCAACGATGGCGAAGTAGCACTCTTTGACATCGATGGAACTCTATTACGCACCTATACAAACCCTAGTCCAGCTGCATTTGATAACTTTGGTCGCCAGTTATCAATAAGTGGAACAAATGTTCTTTTGGCATCCGAAACCGATGATACTCTCGGATTCGATATAGGACAGGCTTACCTCTTTGATACTAGTGGCAGTTTATTGCGCACATACAACAACCCAAACCCAGCACCCAATGCCAGTGACAATTTTGGTCGCGCATTGGCTATAGAGGGAGATAATCTTCTCATTGCGGCTTGGCGTGATGATACAGATGCAATAGATGCTGGAATCGCTTACTTATTTGATACGAATGGTAATTTGTTGCAGACATACAACAATCCAAATCCCGCCTTTGAAGATAATTTTGGTATCACCCTAGATATTGATGGGGACAACATTCTTATTGGCTCCCAACGTGACGATATCGGAGCTACGGATACAGGCTCTGCCTATCTGTTTGATAGGGCTAGTGGAAATTTACTACAAACCTTTAATAATCCCAACCCGGCAAACGCAGATTTGTTTGGTCGAGCTGTCGCGATAGATGGCACCAATATCCTTATTGGCGCCATCTTGGACGATGTTGGAGCTGTAGATTCCGGAGCAGCCTACCTATATAGCTTAGATACAACTCCGACTCTTTTTAACGATAATCCAGACGGTAGTTTCACCTTTGATGCCGATCTAATTACCAATGTCACAAACACTGGCACCGCCTTTTCCCTCCAGGCAAACAACGACATCTCCATTAATGAATCAATCATCAGCAATAATCCCGTTGGTGACGGTGGGGCTCTTACCTTTCAAGCTGGCCGCAGTATCATCATTAACGCCAATATTTTTACGGACAATGGCAGTCTCACATTAACCGCAAATGATCCGAATGCTCTACTAACCTCTCGCGATGCCGGTAGTGGAGACTTAACTATTGCTTCCGGGGTGACACTCGATACTGGTAATAGCGTAATGAATCTTTCGGGAGAAACGCTTTCGGGTGATGGCAACCTTCAAAGTACATTCGGAAATATTAATCTCAACTTTAGTGATACGAGTTCTGTGGATTCCGTTATTACTGCCGGAGGGAATGTCGATATTAGTGCGACCAATAACCTAGCAGTTAATAGTATTACGACGGCAGGTGGAAACATCAATCTCACAAGTAGTCTTGGGGAAGTAATCGCTGGAACTCTGAATACCTCCAGTGGCAAAGGAGGCAACGTATCGCTCATTGCGCAAGAAGCCGTCACAACAGGAACCATTAATACGAATGGCACTACTGGTAATGGGGGAAATGTTTTTATTGATCCAATAGGAGATGTAGAAGTTGCTTATATCGATGCCCAAGGGGGAAGTGGTGGAATTGGGGGCACAGTGGACATCACGGCAGGACAATATTTTCGCGCAACTGGGACATTTATAGATCAGAATGGACAGCCTGCAAGTATTGCAACCATCGGTAGTTTAGGTAATGGTTCAGTCACTATCAGGCATGGTGGCCAAGGAGTGATTCCCTTTGAAATTGGGAATTCAAGTACCAATGGCACAGCAGGAATAATTAGCAGCGGTGCTTTTAGTTTTTTGCTTTCGGAATCATTTCTATCCTCGATAACAAGAGGGGATTTGATCTTGAGCACAACTTCCTCTGCCACTCCTCAACCAACTACACCACCTTTAATCTCAACACCCTTAGTCACAAACCCTGTCCTAAGTTTTGATTTCTCGAATATCACCCTGGATTTAGATGATTCTATTTCTAAAATTCAAGAAGGAGTTGATCCGACTTTTCAAGATGCAATAGTCTTCGTTCCTCTGTCAAAAGTCAAGATTCAAGAGAATTCATCAGTGATTGCGGAACGAGCCGATAATTTTTTCACTAGTGCTTTTAATAATTATTTTGCCTCGGGTAAAACTGCCACAGCGCAAACATCAAATATTGCGACGAATAATACCAATAATGGTTCTGGGGCGATCGCCAATAATTCTTCTACACCGACCTCCAGTAATACGATTAGTAATGGAGGGGCGATCACCAACAGTATTGCAACAACAGATTCTTCATCCTCTGCCTCGACTCAGTCTAATGGATTTACTAATGACCCGAATACAATTACTGATGGCACCACTCAGGCTAATGCTGCAACCAACACACCGGCAGAAGAGTATCACTCAGAAAGCAATAGCACCATAGCCTCAACTGCCAATGAGGAAATCACAGAAAGCAGCTCTGGCAAAACTTCACTGAATGACGAAACTTCACCAAACGCGAGCAATCCTTCTGGTTATAGCGGCATTGATTTACAACAATCAGGGACCTCATCCAACGCAATAGATGAGGAAGAATTATCCACTGCGGCCAAGACAGCAGATGATGACGATGATGACGATGAGGGATTATCCATTGCAGAAGCCCAAGCTCAATTCAGAAAAGTCCAAGATTCAACAGGTATAACGCCAGCAATTATCCACGCTATTTTCATCCCCACGAAAGGCGAACTCAAAAACAAGGATCAACTCCAACTAATCTTGACGCCTACTGAAGGAGAACCATTGGTCTTTCGTGTCGATGCCACAAGAGAAGAAGTTTATCGTCTAGTAGCAAAATTACATCGAGCCGTTTCCAACCAACGTTTGCCAGCATCTCAGATTTGGAAACCCTCTCAAAAACTTTATCAATTACTCATCGAGCCTCTGCAAGCTGATTTAGAACGTTTAAATATCGAGCATATTGCGTTGTCCGTCGATCATGGACTGCGATCACTTCCTTGGGCTGTATTGAATGATGGCACAAACTTTTTGGTTGAAGACTATAGTTTGTCTCTAATGCCATCTTTGATGCTTACTAATCTGGAATATACAGATGTCCGCAATCTAGACATTCTTGCTATGGGAGCTAGTGAATTTGCCGATGCGAGCCCTCTACCAGCTGTCCCGCTCGAACTCAATATCGTGAGTGACGTGCTTTGGGAAGGGCAATCATATCTCAATGACGGCTTTTCCATTGACAATCTCAAAACCATTCGTAATGAAATCCCGTATCGCCTTCTCCATCTCGCAACTCATGGTGAATTTAAGCAAGGTTTACCCAATAATTCATACATTCAATTTGGAGACCAAAAATTAGGACTTAACGAATTGCGAGAATTAGGGCTCCATAAGCCACCTGTAGAAATGATGGTACTTAGCGCCTGTAAAACAGCCATTGGTGATTATGAAGCAGAGTTAGGTTTCGCAGGCTTAGCGGTGATGGCAGGAGTGAAATCGTCGCTGGGAAGCCTATGGTACATCTCCGACGAGGGCACGTTGGGATTGATCGCAGATTTCTATCAGCAGTTACAGGAAGCACCGATTAAGTCAGAGGCATTACGGCAGACCCAACTGGCAATGCTGCGGGGTGATGTGCAGCTTAAAGCCGGGGAGTTAGTCACTTCAAATCAATCTTTCCCACTCACTGACGAACTAAAGGAATTCGGCGATCGCCAACTGACTCACCCCTACTATTGGAGCTCTTTCGTAATCATCGGAAACCCTTGGTAA
- a CDS encoding chlorophyll a/b binding light-harvesting protein produces MAIAADSINSQIPWRAGNARLVDLSGKLLGAHVAHAGLIVLWAGAITLFELSNFDTSQSMFEQGLIVLPNLARLGIGVGEGGMVTDTYPYFVIGAIHLISSAFLGAGGIFHALKGPEKLERTSGFFGYKWDDTDKMTTILGIHLVLLGVGAFMLAAKAMFFGGLYDSSIENVRIITDPTLSPAKIFGYFLGTEGNFWLAGVDSLEDVVGGHILLGLTLIAGGFWHIKSKPLSWTKNLFVWSGEAYLSYSIGAVSLMAFIATLFVSVNSLVFPTEFFGPTLTLNFDRFPVFLSPDGVNTSRVWLANAHFWLGFFFLQGHIFHALRAAGYSFKEGRVIESTRGKAA; encoded by the coding sequence ATGGCGATCGCCGCAGACAGTATTAACTCACAAATTCCATGGCGAGCCGGAAATGCACGGCTAGTCGATCTTTCCGGTAAATTACTTGGTGCCCATGTGGCCCATGCTGGTCTTATCGTGCTTTGGGCAGGCGCAATCACATTGTTCGAGCTCAGTAATTTTGATACATCCCAGTCAATGTTTGAGCAAGGTTTGATTGTCCTGCCGAACCTCGCAAGATTGGGTATTGGAGTTGGCGAAGGCGGTATGGTGACGGATACCTATCCCTACTTTGTCATTGGTGCAATTCACCTCATTAGCTCTGCATTCCTCGGTGCTGGCGGAATTTTTCATGCTCTTAAAGGACCCGAAAAGCTAGAAAGAACTTCTGGATTTTTCGGATATAAGTGGGACGATACCGATAAGATGACCACTATTTTGGGTATTCATCTTGTTTTATTAGGCGTTGGTGCTTTTATGCTTGCGGCTAAAGCAATGTTCTTTGGCGGTTTGTATGACTCCAGCATTGAAAATGTACGCATCATCACCGATCCAACCCTAAGCCCAGCGAAAATCTTCGGATATTTCTTGGGTACAGAAGGTAACTTTTGGTTAGCGGGCGTTGACAGCTTAGAAGATGTTGTTGGTGGTCACATCCTTCTTGGTTTGACCTTGATTGCTGGTGGTTTCTGGCATATCAAATCAAAGCCACTGTCATGGACAAAAAATCTATTTGTATGGTCCGGTGAAGCTTATCTTTCTTACAGCATTGGGGCAGTCAGTTTGATGGCATTCATTGCCACCTTATTCGTCTCAGTTAATTCTCTTGTTTTCCCCACAGAATTTTTTGGCCCAACATTAACCCTTAACTTTGACCGCTTCCCGGTATTCCTTAGTCCTGACGGCGTCAATACAAGTCGTGTTTGGTTGGCGAATGCTCATTTTTGGCTTGGTTTCTTCTTCTTACAGGGACATATTTTCCATGCACTCCGGGCAGCTGGTTACAGCTTTAAGGAAGGTCGTGTGATCGAATCTACTCGTGGAAAGGCTGCTTAA
- a CDS encoding chlorophyll a/b binding light-harvesting protein, translating into MTTTIDKNPLQPLGFTADKADPNAFVATSQDPYSWWAGNFRFANLSGKLLGAHVAHAGLIVLWAGAMTLFELSRYDASLPMYDQGFVLLPHIAALGIGVGADGAIVNTYPYFVIGAVHLISSAFLGAGGIYHAVLGPEKLDIKGFGYKWEDGQKMTSILGIHLVLLGIGALFLALKASLFGGLYDPAIADVRLVTDPTFNPLRIFGYVVGITPDGWTLQGMAAVNNLEDVVGGHVWIGAICVVGGLWHIQTEPTKWAKGLFVWSGEAYLAYSQAAIAYMGFFAAYFVWVNDTVFPEVFYGPVGTTTAHGIITPRTWLMLFQLIFACLLMAGHFWHGLRSRAIAAGYSFSKMSFNPDALYGDRQFSGDATVLEGLVLPPQNDPQLGTFDTPITASPLTKTWIKNLPIYRDGLAPIVRGLEIGMAHGYFLLGPFLKLGPLRDSDQAFIAGEGSAIALVVILSFGLFLYGMAMFQEREAPIGVLPENLQNYKGWSFFTSGFLVGGVGGAIFAGFVLMEIVRAGLV; encoded by the coding sequence ATGACAACAACAATTGATAAAAATCCGCTTCAGCCGCTCGGGTTTACGGCAGATAAAGCGGATCCGAATGCATTCGTTGCAACCTCTCAAGATCCTTATTCTTGGTGGGCGGGGAATTTTCGCTTTGCAAATCTCTCCGGTAAACTCCTCGGTGCCCATGTGGCCCATGCTGGTTTGATTGTCTTGTGGGCTGGGGCAATGACACTCTTTGAGCTGTCTCGCTACGATGCCAGTTTGCCGATGTACGATCAGGGCTTTGTGTTGTTGCCCCACATCGCAGCATTGGGTATTGGTGTGGGTGCTGATGGTGCCATTGTGAATACCTATCCTTATTTTGTGATCGGTGCAGTTCATCTCATCAGTTCTGCTTTTCTCGGTGCAGGTGGTATTTACCATGCTGTTTTAGGGCCTGAGAAGCTTGATATTAAAGGCTTTGGTTACAAATGGGAAGATGGCCAAAAAATGACCAGTATTCTCGGTATTCACCTTGTCCTGTTAGGTATTGGGGCATTATTCCTTGCCCTCAAGGCGAGTCTATTCGGAGGTCTCTATGATCCGGCGATCGCCGATGTACGGTTAGTGACAGATCCAACCTTTAATCCGCTACGCATCTTTGGATATGTCGTTGGTATTACACCTGATGGTTGGACACTCCAGGGAATGGCTGCGGTTAATAACCTTGAGGATGTTGTCGGTGGACATGTCTGGATCGGTGCGATCTGTGTTGTCGGTGGTCTCTGGCATATTCAAACCGAGCCAACAAAATGGGCAAAAGGTTTATTTGTCTGGTCTGGAGAAGCATACCTCGCCTATAGTCAAGCGGCGATCGCCTACATGGGATTTTTCGCAGCTTATTTTGTGTGGGTGAATGACACTGTTTTCCCTGAAGTTTTTTATGGTCCCGTCGGTACAACCACAGCCCACGGCATCATTACACCCCGAACTTGGTTAATGCTGTTCCAATTGATTTTTGCTTGTTTGCTGATGGCGGGTCACTTCTGGCATGGTCTTCGTTCTCGGGCGATCGCCGCAGGTTACAGCTTTAGCAAAATGAGCTTTAATCCCGATGCACTCTATGGTGATCGGCAATTTAGCGGTGATGCCACTGTGCTTGAAGGCCTTGTATTGCCTCCTCAAAATGACCCACAGCTCGGCACATTCGATACACCGATTACGGCTAGTCCCCTGACTAAAACTTGGATTAAAAATCTACCAATCTATCGTGATGGCCTTGCACCGATTGTCAGAGGTCTCGAAATTGGCATGGCTCACGGTTACTTTTTGCTCGGCCCTTTCCTCAAGTTAGGCCCATTGCGTGATAGTGATCAGGCCTTTATCGCTGGAGAAGGTAGTGCGATCGCCCTCGTTGTGATTTTGAGCTTCGGTCTATTCCTCTACGGAATGGCGATGTTCCAAGAGCGCGAAGCACCAATAGGAGTCTTGCCAGAAAATCTCCAGAACTATAAAGGCTGGAGCTTCTTTACCTCAGGCTTCCTGGTTGGTGGCGTTGGCGGCGCAATCTTTGCAGGATTTGTACTGATGGAAATTGTCCGTGCAGGACTCGTTTAA
- a CDS encoding chlorophyll a/b binding light-harvesting protein, which yields MAVNGLFWNPFMRSLGWSFRETSETQISLFSGNDQFKDLSGRLLGAHVAHAGLIVLWAGAMTLFELSRFDPTVPMFEQNLILLPHLATLGFGVGAERVIIDTYPYYVIAILHLVSSAVLGAGGLYHAVLGPEKLSEQAFGYDWKDGGKMTSILGIHLVMLGIGALLLVLKATHFGGIYDPLVNDVRLINPNLDPARIFGYLFGLDGTGWNIAGLASVNNLEDVIGGHVWVSVLCIGGGIFHIVTEPFAWAKERLVWSGEAYLSYSLGALAIAGFSVAVFVSVNEVAYPSIFYGEVDAIASTRAALSSVHAAFGFLALLGHLWHAYRAICEKQGEPQGTFFDFAADRQPSTVTSSN from the coding sequence ATGGCTGTAAATGGACTCTTCTGGAATCCCTTTATGCGATCGCTGGGCTGGTCTTTTAGGGAAACATCTGAGACACAGATTTCTTTGTTCTCAGGTAATGACCAATTTAAAGATCTCTCTGGTCGTTTATTAGGGGCACACGTTGCTCATGCAGGTTTAATTGTGCTGTGGGCAGGGGCAATGACACTGTTTGAACTGTCTCGCTTCGACCCGACAGTGCCAATGTTTGAGCAAAATCTAATTTTGTTACCTCACCTCGCTACGTTAGGTTTTGGGGTTGGTGCTGAAAGGGTGATCATTGATACTTATCCCTACTATGTCATCGCTATTTTGCATCTTGTCAGCTCTGCGGTATTGGGAGCAGGCGGGTTATACCATGCGGTTCTGGGTCCTGAGAAACTCAGTGAACAGGCTTTCGGATATGACTGGAAAGATGGCGGCAAGATGACGTCAATTCTTGGCATTCACTTGGTAATGCTAGGCATTGGTGCTTTGTTACTTGTTCTGAAGGCAACGCATTTTGGCGGTATCTATGATCCGCTCGTTAATGATGTTCGTCTCATTAATCCGAATTTAGATCCTGCACGTATTTTTGGGTATTTGTTTGGTCTTGATGGTACTGGCTGGAATATTGCTGGTTTAGCGAGCGTCAATAATCTCGAAGATGTGATCGGTGGCCATGTCTGGGTCAGTGTTCTCTGCATTGGTGGTGGTATTTTTCACATCGTCACTGAGCCATTCGCTTGGGCAAAGGAAAGATTAGTTTGGTCTGGTGAGGCTTATTTGTCTTATAGCTTGGGCGCTTTGGCGATCGCCGGATTCAGTGTTGCAGTGTTTGTTTCCGTGAATGAAGTTGCTTACCCAAGCATATTTTATGGCGAAGTAGATGCGATCGCCTCAACTCGAGCCGCTTTATCTAGTGTCCATGCAGCCTTTGGATTTCTGGCATTGCTCGGACATTTATGGCATGCATATCGGGCCATATGTGAAAAGCAAGGTGAGCCTCAAGGCACATTCTTTGATTTCGCAGCAGATCGGCAGCCTAGCACCGTCACTAGTTCGAATTAA